The Gemmatimonadota bacterium genome includes a region encoding these proteins:
- a CDS encoding amidase family protein, producing MAAYELAPRIQSGEVAAEEVASEVLRLIEEKDPTINAYLAVDREAVIEDARDVDRRIAAGEATGPLAGVPIAIKDAICTKGLETTCASRILEGFVPPYDATVIARLRAADAVIVGKTNMDQFGMGSSNENTGFDVCRNPLDTSRVPGGSSGGSAAALAAGTAVLALGEDTGGSIRQPAAFCGVVGLKPTYGRVSRFGIIAYGSSFDQVGPMARNVEDCAQLLGVIAGHDPMDTTSASQAVPDYTADLKQGIEGVRIGVPDEYLAEGLDASVKESVTQAIERMESLGARVESVHLPHTEYAVAAYYILVTAEASSNLARYDGVKYGYRGVDGGMSTAEGTAGGSGGASAAETEVGAGVGAPALAPEDRLDTMYGSTRSGGFGPEVKRRIMLGTYVLSAGYYDAYYDKAQRARTLIKGDFDQAFEKVDLLVAPTTPTTAFRIGEKIDDPLQMYLSDVYTVPINLAGVPAISLPCGTDPDGMPIGLQIIGPHFGEERILQAAYAFEESTK from the coding sequence ATGGCGGCCTACGAACTGGCGCCGCGGATCCAGTCGGGCGAGGTCGCCGCGGAAGAGGTGGCCAGTGAAGTCCTGCGCCTTATCGAAGAGAAGGATCCCACCATAAACGCCTACCTCGCGGTCGACCGGGAGGCGGTGATCGAAGACGCGCGGGACGTGGACCGGCGTATCGCTGCCGGCGAAGCCACCGGACCGCTGGCCGGCGTGCCCATTGCCATCAAGGACGCCATCTGCACGAAGGGCCTGGAAACCACCTGTGCTTCCCGGATCCTCGAGGGATTCGTGCCGCCCTACGACGCCACGGTCATCGCCCGGCTGCGCGCGGCGGACGCCGTGATCGTCGGCAAGACCAACATGGACCAGTTCGGGATGGGGTCTTCCAACGAAAACACCGGGTTCGACGTCTGCCGGAACCCCCTTGACACGTCCCGCGTACCGGGCGGATCGAGCGGAGGCTCCGCCGCGGCCCTGGCGGCAGGCACGGCGGTCCTCGCCCTGGGTGAGGACACGGGCGGTTCGATCCGCCAGCCCGCGGCCTTCTGCGGCGTCGTGGGACTCAAGCCCACCTACGGACGGGTCTCCCGCTTCGGCATCATCGCCTACGGTTCCTCCTTCGACCAGGTCGGTCCCATGGCGCGGAACGTGGAAGACTGCGCGCAGCTACTGGGCGTCATCGCGGGCCACGACCCCATGGATACCACGTCGGCATCGCAAGCGGTGCCGGACTACACGGCAGACCTGAAGCAGGGCATCGAGGGTGTGCGCATCGGCGTGCCCGATGAATACCTTGCCGAGGGTCTCGACGCATCCGTGAAGGAAAGCGTAACCCAGGCAATCGAACGCATGGAATCCCTCGGCGCCCGCGTGGAAAGCGTCCACCTGCCCCACACCGAATACGCCGTGGCCGCGTACTACATCCTGGTCACCGCGGAAGCTTCCTCCAACCTGGCCCGGTATGACGGGGTGAAGTACGGGTATCGGGGTGTGGATGGGGGCATGTCGACCGCTGAAGGGACGGCTGGAGGATCAGGCGGCGCGTCGGCGGCGGAAACCGAAGTCGGAGCCGGGGTCGGCGCGCCTGCGCTCGCACCCGAAGACCGCCTGGACACCATGTACGGATCGACCCGCAGCGGGGGGTTCGGCCCCGAGGTGAAACGCCGGATCATGCTCGGTACCTACGTGCTCAGCGCCGGCTACTACGACGCCTACTACGACAAGGCCCAGCGCGCGCGAACGCTCATCAAGGGCGACTTCGACCAGGCCTTTGAAAAGGTCGATCTTTTGGTGGCGCCCACCACGCCCACCACCGCCTTCCGCATCGGCGAGAAGATCGACGACCCGCTGCAGATGTACCTGTCCGACGTATATACCGTGCCCATCAACCTCGCCGGCGTGCCGGCCATCTCCCTGCCCTGCGGAACGGACCCAGACGGCATGCCCATCGGCCTGCAGATCATCGGGCCGCATTTTGGCGAGGAACGGATTCTGCAGGCGGCCTACGCCTTCGAGGAGTCGACGAAGTAA